The Oncorhynchus nerka isolate Pitt River linkage group LG12, Oner_Uvic_2.0, whole genome shotgun sequence genome includes a region encoding these proteins:
- the LOC135574243 gene encoding uncharacterized protein LOC135574243, which produces MQSAVQVDSRPWSAHQDAVYSPSGFQTVVSASGCNLQSKWIPDRGQRIGMQSAVQVDSRPWSAHRDAICSPKWIPDRGQRIGMQSTVQVDSRLWSAHRDAIYSPSGFQTVVSASGCNLQSKWIPDRGQRIGTPSTVQVDSRPWSAHWDTIYSPSGFQTVVSASGCNLQSKWIPDRGQRIGMQSAVQVDSRPWSAHRDAIYSPSGFQTVVSASGCSLQSKWIPDRGQRIGMQSTVQVDSRPWSAHRDAICSPSGFQTVVSASGCNLQSQVDSRPWSADRDAIYSPSGFQTVVSASGYNLQSKWIPDRGQRIGMQSTVQVDSRPWSAHWDTIYSPSGFQTVVSALGHHLQSKWIPDRGQRIGMQSTVQVDSRPWSAHRDAICSPSGFQTVVSASGCNLQSKWIPDRGQRIRMQSTVQVDSRPWSAIGPDAS; this is translated from the coding sequence ATGCAATCTGCAGTCCAAGTGGATTCCAGACCGTGGTCAGCGCATCAGGATGCAGTCTACAGTCCAAGTGGATTCCAGACCGTGGTCAGCGCATCGGGATGCAATCTACAGTCCAAGTGGATTCCAGACCGTGGTCAGCGCATCGGGATGCAATCTGCAGTCCAAGTGGATTCCAGACCGTGGTCAGCGCATCGGGATGCAATCTGCAGTCCCAAGTGGATTCCAGACCGTGGTCAGCGGATCGGGATGCAATCTACAGTCCAAGTGGATTCCAGACTGTGGTCAGCGCATCGGGATGCAATCTACAGTCCAAGTGGATTCCAGACCGTGGTCAGCGCATCGGGATGCAATCTACAGTCCAAGTGGATTCCAGACCGTGGTCAGCGCATTGGGACACCATCTACAGTCCAAGTGGATTCCAGACCGTGGTCAGCGCATTGGGACACCATCTACAGTCCAAGTGGATTCCAGACCGTGGTCAGCGCATCGGGATGCAATCTACAGTCCAAGTGGATTCCAGACCGTGGTCAGCGCATCGGGATGCAATCTGCAGTCCAAGTGGATTCCAGACCGTGGTCAGCGCATCGGGATGCAATCTACAGTCCAAGTGGATTCCAGACCGTGGTCAGCGCATCAGGATGCAGTCTACAGTCCAAGTGGATTCCAGACCGTGGTCAGCGCATCGGGATGCAATCTACAGTCCAAGTGGATTCCAGACCGTGGTCAGCGCATCGGGATGCAATCTGCAGTCCAAGTGGATTCCAGACCGTGGTCAGCGCATCGGGATGCAATCTGCAGTCCCAAGTGGATTCCAGACCGTGGTCAGCGGATCGGGATGCAATCTACAGTCCAAGTGGATTCCAGACTGTGGTCAGCGCATCGGGATACAATCTACAGTCCAAGTGGATTCCAGACCGTGGTCAGCGCATCGGGATGCAATCTACAGTCCAAGTGGATTCCAGACCGTGGTCAGCGCATTGGGACACCATCTACAGTCCAAGTGGATTCCAGACCGTGGTCAGCGCATTGGGACACCATCTACAGTCCAAGTGGATTCCAGACCGTGGTCAGCGCATCGGGATGCAATCTACAGTCCAAGTGGATTCCAGACCGTGGTCAGCGCATCGGGATGCAATCTGCAGTCCAAGTGGATTCCAGACCGTGGTCAGCGCATCAGGATGCAATCTACAGTCCAAGTGGATTCCAGACCGTGGTCAGCGCATCAGGATGCAATCTACAGTCCAAGTGGATTCCAGACCGTGGTCGGCCATCGGCCCGGACGCCAGTTAA